One Euphorbia lathyris chromosome 1, ddEupLath1.1, whole genome shotgun sequence DNA segment encodes these proteins:
- the LOC136227186 gene encoding uncharacterized protein: MPSLTKSPAPPSLLHQDSLDAEHRLHEAEERLREAIEELHRRQRRVARGGGSYPPCDHPPDESCVAHAIGNLCQSFLLSYGVRVGVGILLRAFKLAKGQSYSSLLDLKQLVSEKDLIVREEACRIGLLFGGFTGSYHALRCLFRKFRRKETPVNAILAGSVAGLSVLALDDSGRRRTLALYLSARLAQCAYNSAKSKNKFHLWGSHWRHGDSLLFALACAQVMYCFVMRPESLPKAYHDFIQETGPVAQPVYKAVRESCRGGPVDVASLSAYLSKRGKLESVKLEEFPSIIPCSVIHPDTGSCLHHNANAASATFKKTFPLYFSLTLVPYVVLQLQKFMEAPTRTCWLAVRDAVRSTTFLSAFVGIFQGVICLHRKVATVDHKLVYWFAGGISALSVLLEKKSRRAELALYVLPRAGDSWWYILINRHLLPHIKNAEVALFCACMGGIMYYLEYEPDTMAPLLRSLISRFLASRISNPSSPSSRTASYTYLQALDAMKPQKLQESREAEASSSQKYDLESITGL; encoded by the exons ATGCCTTCTCTCACCAAGTCTCCTGCTCCTCCCTCCCTCCTCCACCAAGACAGTTTAGACGCCGAGCACCGCCTCCACGAGGCCGAGGAGCGGTTGCGGGAGGCTATAGAAGAGCTCCACCGCCGGCAACGTAGGGTTGCGCGTGGTGGTGGTTCTTATCCGCCTTGCGACCATCCACCGGATGAATCTTGTGTAGCCCATGCTATTGGCAATCTCTGTCAGAGCTTTCTTCTTTCTTATGGCGTTAGAGTCGGGGTTGGCATCTTGCTTCGAGCTTTCAAGCTTGCTAAGGGACAGTCTTACTCTTCGCTTCTTGATCTCAAG CAACTTGTCTCTGAGAAAGATTTAATAGTGAGAGAAGAAGCTTGCCGTATTGGATTACTGTTTGGTGGATTCACAGGGTCTTATCATGCACTTAGATGTTTATTTAGAAAATTTAGAAGGAAAGAGACGCCAGTTAATGC AATTTTAGCAGGTTCGGTTGCAGGGTTATCTGTTTTAGCATTGGATGATTCCGGTCGAAGGCGTACTCTTGCTCTGTATCTTTCTGCTAGGTTAGCTCAG TGTGCATATAATTCTGCAAAATCTAAGAACAAGTTTCACCTCTGGGGAAGCCATTGGAGACATGGTGATTCATTGCTCTTTGCTTTGGCATGTGCCCAG gttatgtattgctttgtaatGCGTCCTGAGAGCTTGCCAAAAGCATATCATGACTTTATTCAGGAAACCGGGCCAGTGGCACAGCCTGTGTACAAGGCTGTGAGAGAGAGCTGTAGAGGTGGCCCAGTGGATGTTGCCTCATTATCAGCTTATCTATCTAAAAGAGGGAAACTTGAGTCAGTGAAGCTGGAAGAGTTTCCTTCTATTATTCCGTGTTCTGTTATTCATCCCGACACAGGGTCATGTTTACATCACAATGCTAATGCTGCATCAGCTACATTCAAGAAAACCTTTCCGCTTTATTTTTCACTAACCTTGGTACCATATGTTGTTCTACAACTTCAGAAG TTCATGGAAGCTCCAACTAGAACATGTTGGCTTGCTGTCAGAGATGCTGTCCGCTCAACAACGTTCTTATCTGCATTTGTTGGAATTTTTCAG GGTGTGATATGTCTGCATAGAAAAGTTGCAACTGTAGACCACAAACTTGTATATTGGTTTGCAGGAGGAATATCTGCCCTTTCTGTATTACTGGAGAAAAAATCTAGACGTGCCGAACTTGCCTTGTATGTCCTACCAAGAGCTGGAGATTCGTGGTGGTATATTCTAATTAACCGACACTTACTTCCACATATCAAGAATGCAGAG GTGGCCTTATTTTGTGCATGCATGGGAGGAATAATGTACTATTTGGAGTACGAGCCAGACACTATGGCTCCGTTGCTCAGAAGTCTGATTAGTCGCTTCCTGGCCAGCAGAATAAGCAATCCAAGCTCCCCGTCTAGTCGAACTGCTTCCTACACATATCTGCAGGCTCTTGATGCCATGAAGCCGCAAAAATTGCAGGAGAGCAGGGAGGCTGAAGCTTCATCGTCTCAGAAATACGATCTTGAATCCATTACAGGGCTGTAA
- the LOC136228529 gene encoding uncharacterized protein, producing the protein MEALLASYGDASSDSDSDTQLPTTKSAPILHMQEEIKAPLPPPPLSLLTPPNSIGAMDFSQSDKPSRVRSFAHVEGNYALHVYIPVYIPSPSKKEATHFLKRVSSLVPGLHVVDADVPLDILCKDDKKLEQIALGQEFHISLGRTVPIRVHQIDSVITMLRQRLQFQKRYWIDFSKWEAFVNDDKTRTFLSIEIVTGGLAEITKQIQSVNEVYKLHSLPEFYKDPRPHISLAWLLGDVSDSLKRVIEQVNKSGIGGSLQRRVFTCKFSGIECRIGNKTYKICKFNDD; encoded by the exons ATGGAAGCTCTGCTGGCCTCGTATGGAGACGCATCATCAGATTCTGATTCGGATACTCAGCTTCCAACCACAAAATCTGCCCCAATTTTGCATATGCAAGAGGAGATCAAAGCTCCATTGCCGCCGCCTCCTCTATCGCTTCTCACTCCTCCCAATTCCATCG GTGCCATGGATTTCTCTCAATCTGACAAGCCTAGTCGAGTGAGGAGCTTTGCGCACGTTGAAGGCAACTACGCTTTACATGTTTACATCCCAG TTTATATACCGTCTCCATCAAAGAAGGAAGCAACCCACTTTTTGAAGAGAGTATCATCTCTTGTGCCTGGTCTTCATGTTGTTGATGCGGATGTTCCGCTTGACATTTTGTGCAAAGATGATAAAAAACTTGAACAAATTGCATTAGGACAAGAGTTCCACATTAGCTTGGGAAGAACTGTTCCAATTCGAGTTCATCAGATTGATTCAGTAATTACAATGCTTCGCCAAAGGCTTCAGTTTCAGAAACG ATATTGGATTGATTTTAGCAAGTGGGAAGCTTTTGTGAATGATGATAAGACTCGCACTTTTCTTTCAATAGAAATTGTCACAGGAGGGTTAGCAGAG ATAACTAAGCAAATTCAATCAGTTAACGAGGTTTATAAGCTCCATAGTCTTCCTGAATTTTATAAG GATCCACGCCCTCATATATCATTGGCTTGGCTGTTAGGAGACGTTAGTGATTCCTTGAAGAGAGTTATTGAACAAGTAAACAAGTCAGGCATTGGTGGTTCATTACAAAGACGTGTATTCACTTGTAAATTCAGTGGTATTGAGTGTAGAATTGGtaacaaaacatataaaatCTGTAAATTTAATGatgattga